The proteins below come from a single Azospirillaceae bacterium genomic window:
- the hemB gene encoding porphobilinogen synthase, whose amino-acid sequence MPTADKFQAAPGQFPRVRMRRNRADAWTRRLVAETRLGVEDLVWPVFVTEGQGVREPIPSLPGVSRLSVDVLVEAAAEAAELGIPAIALFPATPPHLKTPDGRECWNPENLTCRAIRAVKQAVPALGVMTDIALDPYTSHGHDGLVENGRILNDETIEILCRQALVVAEAGVDVVAPSDMMDGRIGAIREALDAAGHQLVRICAYSVKYASGYYGPFRDAIGTKGALKGDKKTYQMDPANTDEALREVALDLAEGADMVMVKPGLPYLDVVRRVKERFQVPTLAYQVSGEYAMLKAAAANGWLDYESALMETLLCFRRAGADAIFTYAAVDAAKLLKRG is encoded by the coding sequence ATGCCCACCGCCGACAAGTTCCAGGCCGCACCCGGCCAGTTCCCGCGGGTCCGCATGCGCCGCAACCGCGCGGATGCCTGGACCCGTCGCTTGGTGGCGGAGACGCGGCTTGGCGTGGAGGACCTGGTCTGGCCGGTGTTCGTCACCGAAGGCCAGGGTGTGCGCGAACCGATCCCGTCCCTGCCCGGGGTGTCGCGGCTCAGCGTCGACGTGCTGGTCGAGGCCGCGGCCGAAGCGGCCGAACTGGGGATTCCGGCCATCGCCCTGTTCCCGGCCACGCCGCCGCACCTGAAGACGCCCGACGGCCGGGAGTGCTGGAACCCCGAGAACCTGACCTGCCGCGCCATCCGGGCGGTGAAGCAGGCCGTCCCGGCCCTCGGGGTGATGACCGACATTGCGCTCGACCCCTACACCAGCCATGGGCACGACGGGCTGGTCGAAAACGGACGCATCCTGAACGACGAGACGATCGAAATCCTGTGCCGGCAGGCGTTGGTGGTGGCCGAGGCCGGCGTGGACGTGGTCGCCCCGTCCGACATGATGGACGGACGCATCGGCGCCATCCGCGAGGCCCTGGACGCGGCGGGCCACCAACTCGTCCGCATCTGCGCCTACAGCGTCAAATACGCGTCCGGCTACTACGGTCCGTTCCGCGATGCCATCGGCACGAAAGGGGCGCTGAAGGGGGACAAGAAGACCTATCAGATGGACCCCGCCAACACCGACGAGGCCCTGCGCGAGGTCGCGCTCGATCTGGCCGAAGGCGCGGACATGGTGATGGTGAAGCCGGGCCTGCCCTATCTGGACGTGGTGCGGCGGGTGAAGGAGCGGTTCCAGGTGCCGACACTCGCGTATCAGGTCAGCGGCGAGTACGCGATGCTGAAGGCGGCCGCGGCCAATGGTTGGCTCGACTACGAAAGCGCCCTGATGGAGACGCTCCTGTGTTTCCGACGCGCCGGGGCGGACGCCATCTTCACCTATGCGGCGGTGGACGCGGCCAAGCTGCTGAAGCGGGGCTGA